In Symmachiella dynata, the following are encoded in one genomic region:
- a CDS encoding lactate/malate dehydrogenase family protein, translating into MKVSIVGGGGLVGSCAAFALQCGGIVREIALVDVNADLVGGQALDLLHGSCVSADQKIYAAGPEGSADADVIIITAGLRRKPDESRLDLINRNVALFRNILADLRNVGTKPGAIVFVVSNPVDVLTYLTTRELSLPPEKVIGLGTQLDTIRLRSMLADRLDVPATQVSTLIFGEHGDSMVPIWSAAQVAGLPLDKWPGYSPSLVSDVEKRTRGSGAEVIKKKGGAGFAVGLAITEVVHSIALDQRRILPVSSLQSGAYGLRDVCISVPTVVGREGVLGHVELDLWPKERTGLANSARVLRETIDKVLAGS; encoded by the coding sequence ATGAAAGTCAGCATTGTCGGTGGCGGCGGTTTGGTAGGGTCTTGTGCGGCATTCGCGTTGCAGTGCGGGGGCATCGTTCGTGAAATTGCTCTGGTGGATGTCAACGCCGACCTGGTTGGGGGGCAAGCCTTGGACCTGTTGCACGGAAGCTGCGTATCGGCCGACCAAAAGATCTATGCCGCCGGCCCCGAAGGCAGCGCCGATGCCGACGTGATCATCATCACCGCCGGATTACGACGCAAACCGGACGAAAGCCGACTCGATTTGATCAATCGCAACGTGGCTCTGTTCCGCAACATTCTGGCCGACCTGCGCAACGTTGGCACCAAACCCGGTGCAATTGTCTTCGTGGTTTCCAACCCTGTGGACGTGCTCACCTATTTAACCACGCGCGAGTTGTCCTTGCCGCCGGAAAAAGTAATCGGCCTGGGCACGCAACTCGATACCATCCGCTTGCGGAGCATGTTGGCTGATCGGCTGGACGTGCCTGCGACGCAAGTCTCGACGTTGATCTTCGGCGAACATGGCGACAGCATGGTGCCGATTTGGTCCGCCGCACAGGTCGCCGGTCTGCCGTTGGACAAATGGCCCGGTTACTCCCCTTCCCTGGTCAGCGACGTCGAGAAACGGACGCGGGGCAGCGGAGCGGAAGTGATCAAGAAAAAGGGTGGCGCCGGATTCGCCGTCGGCTTGGCAATCACCGAAGTCGTGCACTCCATCGCCCTGGACCAACGCCGCATCTTGCCGGTCTCCTCGCTACAGTCCGGAGCCTATGGGTTGCGTGATGTCTGTATTTCCGTACCGACCGTCGTCGGCCGCGAGGGCGTGCTCGGGCATGTCGAATTGGATCTGTGGCCCAAAGAACGGACCGGCTTGGCCAACTCCGCCCGTGTACTTCGCGAAACGATCGACAAAGTCCTCGCTGGATCATAA
- a CDS encoding class II aldolase/adducin family protein: MQNQWNSGVNDRKLKEQICEIGRRIYEKGFAAANDGNISIRVGENAVLCSPTMICKGFMTPEDICAVDLDGNQIAGTRKRTSEILLHLAIMKARPDVKSVVHCHPPHATAFAVAREPIPQCILPEIEVFLGEVPMAPYETPGGQEFADTVLPFLGQGTNTIILNNHGTVSFDVDLEKAYWKTEIVDAYCRILLLAKQLGPVSYLDERESRELLDLKKKLGFDDPRFHAEDCDLCGNSAFRKGYEEKLPETRAFNPPPAFPGYLKSNSGSTTNGGGHNGSDGGDIEALVKAITSEVMAAIDKK; the protein is encoded by the coding sequence ATGCAAAACCAATGGAACTCCGGTGTCAACGACCGCAAACTCAAAGAGCAAATCTGCGAGATTGGGCGACGGATTTATGAAAAAGGCTTTGCCGCCGCCAACGATGGCAATATCTCGATCCGCGTCGGCGAAAACGCTGTGCTCTGCTCGCCTACCATGATCTGCAAGGGGTTCATGACTCCCGAGGACATCTGTGCGGTCGACCTTGATGGCAACCAGATTGCCGGGACCCGCAAACGGACCAGCGAAATCCTGTTGCATCTGGCAATCATGAAAGCCCGTCCCGATGTCAAATCGGTCGTGCACTGCCATCCCCCGCACGCCACCGCCTTCGCCGTCGCCCGTGAGCCGATTCCGCAATGTATTCTACCGGAGATCGAAGTCTTTCTGGGCGAAGTCCCGATGGCGCCGTATGAAACACCCGGTGGCCAAGAATTCGCGGATACGGTCTTGCCATTTTTGGGCCAGGGAACCAACACGATCATCCTCAACAACCACGGCACGGTCAGCTTCGACGTCGACCTGGAGAAGGCGTACTGGAAGACCGAAATCGTCGATGCCTATTGCCGAATTTTGTTGCTCGCTAAACAACTCGGCCCAGTGAGCTACCTCGACGAACGGGAAAGCCGCGAACTGTTGGACCTGAAGAAAAAACTCGGCTTCGACGACCCCCGTTTCCACGCCGAAGATTGCGACCTGTGCGGCAACAGCGCGTTTCGCAAAGGTTATGAAGAAAAACTTCCAGAAACCCGCGCGTTCAATCCTCCGCCGGCCTTCCCGGGTTACTTGAAAAGCAACTCGGGTTCCACAACAAACGGCGGTGGACACAACGGTTCAGACGGCGGCGACATCGAAGCCCTAGTCAAAGCCATCACCAGCGAAGTCATGGCCGCGATCGACAAGAAATAG
- a CDS encoding EutN/CcmL family microcompartment protein gives MRIADVIGKVTLSKCHPELTGATWLVATSLSLEGIRGDKAGRGEPFVVFDERGAAEGSRIAVSEGAEAAAPFHPGDKPIDAYNTAILDTINI, from the coding sequence ATGCGAATTGCGGATGTGATCGGCAAAGTGACCTTGTCGAAATGTCACCCCGAACTCACCGGCGCCACGTGGTTGGTGGCGACATCGCTGTCGTTGGAAGGGATTCGCGGCGACAAAGCGGGCCGCGGCGAACCGTTTGTGGTCTTCGATGAACGCGGTGCCGCTGAGGGAAGCCGCATCGCCGTCAGCGAAGGAGCCGAAGCCGCCGCACCGTTCCACCCCGGCGACAAACCGATCGACGCCTATAACACTGCCATCTTAGACACGATCAATATCTAA
- a CDS encoding EutN/CcmL family microcompartment protein, with product MNLAQVVGTATATVKHESLAGWRLAVVQMLDAAGGPDGEPQLAIDPLGSGRGDQVILSSDGKSIRDLVGYETCPVRWAVIGLPD from the coding sequence ATGAACCTGGCACAAGTCGTGGGCACTGCCACTGCCACGGTCAAACATGAATCACTGGCGGGTTGGCGACTGGCTGTCGTCCAAATGTTGGACGCCGCCGGCGGACCGGATGGGGAACCGCAACTAGCGATTGACCCACTGGGAAGCGGGCGAGGCGATCAAGTGATTTTGAGTAGCGATGGAAAGTCCATTCGTGATCTCGTCGGATATGAAACATGCCCAGTCCGCTGGGCGGTGATTGGACTTCCGGACTGA
- a CDS encoding aldehyde dehydrogenase family protein, giving the protein MQATEQAIRQVVQEVLAQLGNGGRTTNGTHRNGDWGVFQTVDDAVAAAGDGFKALSQRPVSDRVKIVQCIKQLCTAQAEELGRLELEETGIGRLDHKIQKLQIIELVPGVEFLKCDALSGDHGLTVTEYAPFGVIGKITPVTHSLPTLASNAISMIAGGNTLVCNPHPAGRLIACEGARRINRAIYEATGLENLVTIIENPTIETANEIFAHRGVRLICVTGGPFVARAAMASSKRAIVAGPGNPPVVVDETADIDNAARSIITGGAFDNNLLCIGEKEVFAVESIFDELLSAMPRHGGYQLNCQQIDQLTKLAFDPPKDGSDHHTLNRDLVGKDASVLAELIGVQVPAGTDLLYGETDESNPFVPEEQMMPFVPFVRCRNAMHGIELAKEYEHNFRHTSIIHTRDVRNMTTMGREMDTTLFVKNGPSSAGLGLGGEGYLSFSIATPTGEGVTSPLTFTRQRRCALVDDLRII; this is encoded by the coding sequence ATGCAAGCCACCGAACAAGCAATCCGGCAAGTCGTGCAAGAAGTCCTGGCCCAACTCGGAAACGGCGGGCGGACTACGAACGGAACGCATCGCAATGGCGATTGGGGCGTCTTCCAAACCGTCGACGATGCCGTCGCCGCTGCGGGCGATGGTTTCAAAGCGCTCAGCCAGCGACCGGTGTCCGATCGTGTTAAAATCGTGCAGTGCATCAAGCAACTTTGCACGGCCCAAGCGGAAGAATTGGGGCGATTGGAACTTGAAGAAACCGGGATCGGCCGGTTGGATCACAAGATTCAAAAGCTACAAATTATCGAACTCGTGCCGGGCGTCGAGTTTCTCAAGTGCGACGCCCTCAGCGGCGATCACGGGTTGACCGTCACCGAATATGCCCCGTTTGGCGTGATCGGCAAGATCACCCCCGTCACACACTCGCTGCCGACGCTGGCCAGCAATGCGATTTCGATGATCGCCGGCGGCAATACGTTGGTCTGCAATCCGCATCCCGCGGGACGGCTGATTGCCTGCGAAGGGGCGCGGCGGATCAATCGGGCAATTTATGAAGCGACCGGTTTAGAGAATCTGGTCACGATCATCGAGAACCCGACGATCGAAACCGCCAACGAAATCTTCGCGCATCGCGGCGTACGACTCATCTGCGTAACCGGTGGACCATTCGTAGCCCGCGCCGCGATGGCCAGTAGCAAGCGAGCAATTGTGGCCGGACCGGGGAATCCGCCCGTCGTCGTCGACGAAACGGCCGACATCGACAACGCCGCCCGCTCGATCATCACCGGCGGAGCCTTTGACAACAATCTGCTGTGCATCGGTGAAAAAGAAGTCTTCGCCGTGGAATCGATCTTTGACGAACTCCTCTCCGCCATGCCGCGTCACGGCGGGTATCAATTGAACTGCCAACAGATCGACCAACTGACGAAACTGGCCTTTGATCCGCCCAAAGACGGCTCGGATCACCACACGCTCAACCGCGATCTGGTCGGCAAAGATGCGTCGGTCTTGGCCGAGTTGATTGGCGTTCAGGTTCCGGCTGGAACGGATCTGTTGTACGGCGAAACCGATGAAAGCAATCCTTTCGTCCCCGAAGAACAGATGATGCCCTTTGTCCCATTTGTGCGGTGCCGCAATGCGATGCACGGGATTGAACTGGCCAAAGAATACGAACACAACTTTCGGCACACGAGCATCATTCATACCCGTGACGTGCGGAATATGACCACGATGGGCCGGGAAATGGACACAACATTGTTCGTTAAAAACGGGCCGAGTTCCGCAGGATTGGGACTGGGAGGCGAAGGCTACTTGTCATTCAGCATCGCCACGCCGACCGGCGAAGGGGTGACCAGCCCGTTGACATTCACACGCCAACGCCGCTGTGCGTTGGTCGATGACTTGCGGATTATTTAA
- a CDS encoding EutN/CcmL family microcompartment protein, with protein MFLARITGSVVSTQKVAEMVGQKLLIVEPLRVDEKDQSSLKPTGRTFVVVDTVGAGEGEVVLCVQGSSARFTPQTKTLPIDAAIIGIVDQVHVKSKSVFKAGN; from the coding sequence ATGTTTTTGGCACGCATTACCGGCAGCGTGGTTTCGACGCAGAAGGTCGCTGAAATGGTCGGCCAAAAGCTGCTGATCGTCGAGCCGTTGCGTGTCGACGAAAAGGATCAAAGCTCCCTCAAACCAACCGGCCGCACGTTTGTCGTGGTCGACACAGTGGGAGCCGGCGAAGGCGAAGTGGTGCTCTGCGTACAAGGTTCCAGCGCCCGTTTCACCCCGCAAACCAAAACACTCCCCATCGACGCGGCAATCATCGGCATCGTGGATCAGGTGCATGTGAAATCCAAGTCGGTGTTCAAGGCAGGAAACTAG